Proteins encoded in a region of the Nitrospirota bacterium genome:
- a CDS encoding DUF3047 domain-containing protein, which produces MKRAGLIRRYLVVGLVVCGSFVMQGAVSAQNPSLVLEDFQAKDADGFPLNWDHENQRSQSKGRDAYKIQTENGVSFLAAKDAGQRIKKKKIDWDPKAFPVLTWRWRLHKSATAGTEPIAAIYASLDTDLLFIPVFTKYIWSASKPEGTVTEGGMFSGSEIVVQSGTKDVGQWFEERVNVYEDFKRIHQHEPAAKAWGISIIAGPGVEIDFGSMVASAGR; this is translated from the coding sequence ATGAAGCGAGCGGGACTTATCCGGAGGTATCTCGTCGTCGGGTTGGTAGTGTGTGGAAGCTTCGTGATGCAGGGTGCAGTCTCGGCCCAAAACCCATCTTTGGTTCTCGAAGATTTTCAGGCAAAAGACGCGGATGGGTTTCCCTTGAATTGGGATCATGAAAACCAACGAAGCCAGTCCAAGGGCCGGGATGCCTATAAAATTCAGACCGAGAACGGTGTGAGCTTTCTGGCGGCGAAGGATGCAGGACAGAGGATCAAGAAGAAGAAGATTGATTGGGACCCGAAGGCGTTTCCGGTCCTGACCTGGCGCTGGCGCCTGCACAAATCCGCGACAGCGGGAACTGAACCGATTGCGGCGATCTACGCCTCCCTGGATACGGATCTCCTATTCATTCCTGTGTTCACGAAGTATATCTGGAGTGCCTCGAAGCCTGAGGGGACGGTGACTGAAGGGGGCATGTTCAGTGGTTCGGAGATCGTGGTGCAAAGCGGCACCAAGGACGTCGGTCAGTGGTTTGAGGAGCGCGTGAACGTCTATGAAGACTTCAAGCGGATTCACCAGCATGAGCCGGCGGCGAAAGCCTGGGGTATTTCGATCATTGCCGGGCCTGGGGTGGAAATCGACTTTGGATCGATGGTTGCGAGCGCTGGCCGCTAA
- a CDS encoding SUMF1/EgtB/PvdO family nonheme iron enzyme, translating to MEDRKVLIGSIVFVFGSFILMVGLLVYESYKAKQMKALALSITAETRLVPSNVASLDYSMYKTKMGDEGREMVQVPEGPFIMGSKDGDPDEVPERQVFLKAFFLDKREVSQEEYARFAKMTKRPLPKIEVFEDDQSKLLKPEFAAMSMSWDEAGAYCKWAGKRLPTEAEWEKAGRGEGKRKYAWGDIFVTGHANANVDGSEDGYRYLAPPGSFESGRSPYGIYDMTGNVAEWVADSYDEHYYQKAPYRDPKGPDDVDLKVVRGGSWRETEHNARLSKRFAAKHWRTDITIGFRCASDMEVGDSPAAS from the coding sequence ATGGAAGATAGGAAAGTGCTGATCGGCTCGATCGTGTTTGTCTTTGGATCGTTTATCCTGATGGTTGGCCTGTTGGTCTACGAGTCTTACAAGGCGAAGCAGATGAAAGCGCTGGCCTTGTCGATCACGGCGGAGACTCGTCTTGTGCCGAGCAATGTCGCCTCGCTGGATTACTCGATGTATAAAACAAAGATGGGCGATGAGGGCCGCGAGATGGTGCAGGTCCCCGAAGGTCCGTTCATCATGGGCAGTAAAGATGGCGATCCCGACGAAGTGCCGGAGCGGCAAGTGTTTCTCAAGGCGTTTTTTCTGGATAAGAGAGAAGTGTCGCAAGAGGAATATGCCCGATTCGCCAAAATGACGAAGCGACCGTTACCGAAAATCGAAGTGTTTGAAGACGATCAATCCAAGCTGCTGAAGCCGGAGTTTGCCGCGATGAGTATGTCGTGGGACGAGGCGGGGGCCTATTGTAAATGGGCAGGGAAGCGCCTGCCTACGGAAGCGGAATGGGAAAAGGCCGGTCGTGGCGAGGGAAAACGGAAGTACGCGTGGGGCGATATCTTCGTCACGGGGCATGCGAATGCCAATGTGGATGGGAGTGAAGATGGTTATCGGTATCTCGCACCTCCCGGGTCGTTCGAATCGGGGAGAAGCCCCTATGGAATCTATGACATGACGGGGAACGTCGCGGAGTGGGTTGCAGATTCGTACGATGAGCATTACTACCAGAAAGCGCCCTACCGTGATCCGAAGGGGCCGGACGATGTCGATTTGAAGGTGGTGCGTGGAGGGTCGTGGCGAGAGACTGAGCATAACGCCCGGCTCTCCAAGCGATTTGCGGCGAAGCATTGGCGGACGGATATTACGATCGGGTTTCGCTGTGCCAGCGATATGGAGGTTGGCGATAGCCCTGCGGCGTCATAA
- a CDS encoding SUMF1/EgtB/PvdO family nonheme iron enzyme has product MLETKFKIVFLLAVLAFAALPIMGIIRGTTLTPFESASPDSTDSSSPEPLDPSQVSREEPIREEMVLIPAGPFIRGTDHGGFDERPQRTLVLDAFSIDRYEVTNFQYQQFVDATGHRKSGPPSRYAKNMSRMRGINQPVVYVSWDDAETFCHWKGKRLPTEAEWEKAMRGTDGRLWPWGDVEQPNGANWARVQDGYDVAAPVGAVLTDKSPYGVMDGAGNVMEWVGDWYAEAYFREAPEQNPQSPEYGTFRALRGGGYATTGGDIRITSRSKMVQDFRDETIGFRCAVSGAK; this is encoded by the coding sequence ATGCTCGAAACCAAATTTAAGATTGTGTTCTTGCTTGCCGTTCTCGCGTTTGCGGCACTTCCCATTATGGGAATTATTCGTGGCACGACGCTCACCCCGTTCGAATCAGCTTCCCCTGATTCCACCGATTCGTCCTCACCGGAGCCACTGGATCCCTCCCAGGTTTCTCGTGAAGAGCCGATTCGAGAAGAGATGGTCTTGATTCCGGCAGGGCCCTTCATTCGGGGGACCGATCACGGCGGCTTCGATGAACGGCCGCAGCGTACGTTGGTGCTCGATGCGTTTTCGATCGATCGATACGAAGTCACGAACTTTCAATACCAGCAATTCGTCGATGCCACCGGCCACCGTAAGTCTGGTCCTCCTTCCCGCTACGCCAAGAACATGAGCCGGATGCGCGGTATTAATCAGCCCGTGGTGTACGTGTCATGGGACGATGCGGAGACATTTTGCCATTGGAAGGGAAAGCGACTTCCCACTGAGGCGGAGTGGGAGAAGGCGATGAGAGGAACGGATGGCCGTCTCTGGCCCTGGGGCGATGTGGAGCAGCCCAATGGAGCGAATTGGGCCAGGGTGCAGGATGGTTACGATGTCGCCGCGCCGGTCGGTGCTGTCCTGACCGACAAGAGTCCGTATGGCGTCATGGATGGGGCGGGAAACGTTATGGAGTGGGTGGGCGACTGGTATGCGGAGGCCTACTTCAGGGAAGCGCCTGAACAAAACCCTCAGAGCCCTGAATATGGCACCTTTCGGGCGCTCCGAGGGGGAGGATACGCGACTACAGGGGGTGATATTCGTATCACCAGCCGGAGCAAAATGGTTCAGGACTTTCGGGATGAAACTATTGGATTTCGCTGTGCGGTTTCAGGTGCGAAATGA